GCCCGCTTTGTGGGCCACCTCACACGCCGGTCCGCGGGCGGCGCCGATCGCCGCGGCGGCTCGTCTAGAGTCTGGCCATGACCAAGTGGGAATACATGACGGCACCCCTGCTCGTGCACGCCACCAAGCAGATCCTGGACAACTTCGGCGAGGACGGCTGGGAGCTCGTCCAGGTCGTGCAGGGCCCCAACCCGGAGACGCTGGTCGCCTACTTCAAGCGGGAGAAG
The nucleotide sequence above comes from Streptomyces kaniharaensis. Encoded proteins:
- a CDS encoding DUF4177 domain-containing protein; the encoded protein is MTKWEYMTAPLLVHATKQILDNFGEDGWELVQVVQGPNPETLVAYFKREKNA